From one Musa acuminata AAA Group cultivar baxijiao chromosome BXJ2-6, Cavendish_Baxijiao_AAA, whole genome shotgun sequence genomic stretch:
- the LOC135613372 gene encoding structure-specific endonuclease subunit slx1-like: MRLSSTLRSVKGSRPIHTKSTPTSSTALSPSSLSSTSSSLLRNHHNKKRGGKQQRPKNVGWSVYLIVSSRLPRTYVGVTTNFLRRLKQHNGILKGGAKACSAGRPWTLACIIRGFKDRSEACEFESKWKSVSRRMPRKTKQDCAANPLLEHRRAALNCVRGLFDCSYLQIEWQSSLS; encoded by the exons ATGAGGCTTTCGTCCACGCTTCGATCCGTAAAAGGTTCTCGCCCAATTCACACCAAAAGCACGCCAACCTCTTCCACGGCGTTGTCGCCCTCTTCGCTGTCCTCGACCTCATCCTCCCTCCTCCGCAACCACCACAACAAGAAGAGAGGTGGAAAACAGCAGCGTCCCAAGAACGTTGGGTGGTCGGTCTATCTGATCGTCTCATCCCGCCTGCCGCGGACTTATGTGGGTGTCACCACCAACTTCTTACGCCG ATTGAAGCAACATAATGGCATATTAAAAGGTGGAGCAAAAGCATGCTCTGCTGGAAGGCCTTGGACCCTTGCATGTATTATTCGAGGATTTAAGGACCGAAGTGAAG CTTGTGAGTTTGAATCAAAATGGAAGAGTGTCTCACGGAGAATGCCAAGGAAAACGAAGCAAGACTGTGCTGCGAATCCATTATTGGAGCATCGTCGAGCTGCTTTAAACTGTGTTCGAGGATTGTTTGATTGCAGTTACTTGCAAATAGAATGGCAATCAAGCTTATCTTAA
- the LOC103971037 gene encoding putative glucan endo-1,3-beta-glucosidase GVI isoform X2, with amino-acid sequence MIAGSSKSRDLVGSCGCWLSLSLSLSLYFYKALSWRLRLERRKKASKQDDRKRERERVVGMGQVMLLFLGVSMWLLGCCWITHSEALVIGVNYGLIGDDLPSPDKVIALYTSRRITRLRLFNPNATVLEALQGSAIEVILGTYNEELQRLSTDASYAADWVQTNVAPYASSVRFRYINAGNEVIPGKLASYVLPAMRNLDSALRAANLHVPVTTAVATQVLAVSYPPSQGAFSESAAGVMAPIAAFLQAKKSPLLVNVYPYFAYAGSPRDVRLDYALFTAQDVVVRDGSLGYTNLFDAMIDSMYAALEKSGGTDVDIVVSETGWPSGGGGVGATVENARLYNNNVVAHVAGSGGTPKRPGKATETYLFAMFNENLKPEGTERNFGLFRPDMREVYHVNLSP; translated from the exons ATGATTGCTGGGAGTTCTAAGTCGAGAGACTTGGTGGGCAGTTGTGGTtgctggctctctctctctctctctctctctctctatttctatAAAGCTTTGTCATGGAGATTGAGattggagaggagaaagaaggcAAGCAAGCAAGacgatagaaagagagagagagagagagttgtgggAATGGGCCAAGTTATGTTGCTGTTCCTTGGGGTTTCTATGTGGCTTCTCGGCTGCTGTTGGATAACTCACTCAG AAGCACTAGTCATCGGCGTAAACTATGGCTTGATTGGGGACGACCTCCCTTCCCCGGACAAAGTGATCGCCCTCTACACCTCCAGACGCATCACAAGGCTGCGGCTGTTCAACCCCAACGCCACGGTCCTCGAAGCTCTCCAGGGTTCCGCCATCGAGGTTATCCTCGGAACCTACAACGAAGAACTCCAACGGCTCAGCACCGACGCCTCCTACGCCGCCGACTGGGTTCAGACCAACGTCGCCCCCTACGCGAGCTCGGTCCGCTTCCGCTACATCAACGCCGGCAACGAGGTCATACCAGGAAAGCTAGCCAGCTACGTCCTCCCCGCCATGCGAAACCTCGACAGCGCACTCAGGGCCGCCAACCTCCACGTCCCGGTCACGACCGCCGTGGCCACGCAGGTGCTTGCCGTGTCGTACCCTCCGTCTCAGGGCGCGTTCTCCGAGTCCGCAGCGGGCGTCATGGCTCCCATAGCGGCGTTCCTGCAAGCGAAGAAGAGCCCCCTTCTCGTCAACGTGTACCCCTACTTCGCCTACGCCGGCAGTCCCCGTGACGTCCGGCTGGACTACGCTCTCTTCACGGCGCAGGACGTCGTCGTGCGAGATGGCTCGCTGGGCTACACGAACCTGTTCGACGCCATGATCGACTCGATGTACGCCGCGTTGGAGAAGAGCGGAGGAACGGACGTGGACATTGTGGTGTCGGAAACGGGTTGGCCGTCAGGTGGTGGCGGCGTGGGTGCGACGGTGGAGAACGCGAGGTTGTACAACAACAATGTGGTGGCGCACGTCGCGGGCAGCGGTGGGACGCCGAAGAGGCCGGGGAAGGCGACGGAGACGTACCTGTTTGCCATGTTCAACGAGAACCTTAAGCCTGAAGGCACGGAACGCAACTTTGGGCTGTTTCGGCCGGATATGCGTGAGGTGTATCATGTGAACTTGTCTCCTTGA
- the LOC103971037 gene encoding putative glucan endo-1,3-beta-glucosidase GVI isoform X1, which yields MIAGSSKSRDLVGSCGCWLSLSLSLSLYFYKALSWRLRLERRKKASKQDDRKRERERVVGMGQVMLLFLGVSMWLLGCCWITHSAEALVIGVNYGLIGDDLPSPDKVIALYTSRRITRLRLFNPNATVLEALQGSAIEVILGTYNEELQRLSTDASYAADWVQTNVAPYASSVRFRYINAGNEVIPGKLASYVLPAMRNLDSALRAANLHVPVTTAVATQVLAVSYPPSQGAFSESAAGVMAPIAAFLQAKKSPLLVNVYPYFAYAGSPRDVRLDYALFTAQDVVVRDGSLGYTNLFDAMIDSMYAALEKSGGTDVDIVVSETGWPSGGGGVGATVENARLYNNNVVAHVAGSGGTPKRPGKATETYLFAMFNENLKPEGTERNFGLFRPDMREVYHVNLSP from the exons ATGATTGCTGGGAGTTCTAAGTCGAGAGACTTGGTGGGCAGTTGTGGTtgctggctctctctctctctctctctctctctctatttctatAAAGCTTTGTCATGGAGATTGAGattggagaggagaaagaaggcAAGCAAGCAAGacgatagaaagagagagagagagagagttgtgggAATGGGCCAAGTTATGTTGCTGTTCCTTGGGGTTTCTATGTGGCTTCTCGGCTGCTGTTGGATAACTCACTCAG CAGAAGCACTAGTCATCGGCGTAAACTATGGCTTGATTGGGGACGACCTCCCTTCCCCGGACAAAGTGATCGCCCTCTACACCTCCAGACGCATCACAAGGCTGCGGCTGTTCAACCCCAACGCCACGGTCCTCGAAGCTCTCCAGGGTTCCGCCATCGAGGTTATCCTCGGAACCTACAACGAAGAACTCCAACGGCTCAGCACCGACGCCTCCTACGCCGCCGACTGGGTTCAGACCAACGTCGCCCCCTACGCGAGCTCGGTCCGCTTCCGCTACATCAACGCCGGCAACGAGGTCATACCAGGAAAGCTAGCCAGCTACGTCCTCCCCGCCATGCGAAACCTCGACAGCGCACTCAGGGCCGCCAACCTCCACGTCCCGGTCACGACCGCCGTGGCCACGCAGGTGCTTGCCGTGTCGTACCCTCCGTCTCAGGGCGCGTTCTCCGAGTCCGCAGCGGGCGTCATGGCTCCCATAGCGGCGTTCCTGCAAGCGAAGAAGAGCCCCCTTCTCGTCAACGTGTACCCCTACTTCGCCTACGCCGGCAGTCCCCGTGACGTCCGGCTGGACTACGCTCTCTTCACGGCGCAGGACGTCGTCGTGCGAGATGGCTCGCTGGGCTACACGAACCTGTTCGACGCCATGATCGACTCGATGTACGCCGCGTTGGAGAAGAGCGGAGGAACGGACGTGGACATTGTGGTGTCGGAAACGGGTTGGCCGTCAGGTGGTGGCGGCGTGGGTGCGACGGTGGAGAACGCGAGGTTGTACAACAACAATGTGGTGGCGCACGTCGCGGGCAGCGGTGGGACGCCGAAGAGGCCGGGGAAGGCGACGGAGACGTACCTGTTTGCCATGTTCAACGAGAACCTTAAGCCTGAAGGCACGGAACGCAACTTTGGGCTGTTTCGGCCGGATATGCGTGAGGTGTATCATGTGAACTTGTCTCCTTGA